A region of Homo sapiens chromosome 17, GRCh38.p14 Primary Assembly DNA encodes the following proteins:
- the NAGS gene encoding N-acetylglutamate synthase, mitochondrial: MATALMAVVLRAAAVAPRLRGRGGTGGARRLSCGARRRAARGTSPGRRLSTAWSQPQPPPEEYAGADDVSQSPVAEEPSWVPSPRPPVPHESPEPPSGRSLVQRDIQAFLNQCGASPGEARHWLTQFQTCHHSADKPFAVIEVDEEVLKCQQGVSSLAFALAFLQRMDMKPLVVLGLPAPTAPSGCLSFWEAKAQLAKSCKVLVDALRHNAAAAVPFFGGGSVLRAAEPAPHASYGGIVSVETDLLQWCLESGSIPILCPIGETAARRSVLLDSLEVTASLAKALRPTKIIFLNNTGGLRDSSHKVLSNVNLPADLDLVCNAEWVSTKERQQMRLIVDVLSRLPHHSSAVITAASTLLTELFSNKGSGTLFKNAERMLRVRSLDKLDQGRLVDLVNASFGKKLRDDYLASLRPRLHSIYVSEGYNAAAILTMEPVLGGTPYLDKFVVSSSRQGQGSGQMLWECLRRDLQTLFWRSRVTNPINPWYFKHSDGSFSNKQWIFFWFGLADIRDSYELVNHAKGLPDSFHKPASDPGS; the protein is encoded by the exons ATGGCGACGGCGCTGATGGCTGTGGTTCTGCGGGCAGCTGCTGTAGCCCCGAGGCTGAGAGGCCGGGGAGGCACTGGGGGCGCCCGAAGGCTGAGCTGTGGCGCGCGGCGGCGGGCGGCGAGGGGCACCAGCCCGGGGCGCCGGCTCAGCACCGCCTGGTCGCAGCCCCAGCCCCCGCCCGAGGAGTACGCGGGCGCGGACGACGTCTCCCAGTCGCCCGTCGCCGAGGAGCCGTCGTGGGTGCCGAGTCCCAGGCCCCCGGTGCCCCACGAGTCCCCAGAGCCTCCTTCGGGCCGCTCGCTGGTGCAGCGGGACATCCAGGCCTTCCTGAACCAGTGCGGGGCCAGCCCTGGGGAGGCGCGCCACTGGCTCACGCAGTTCCAGACCTGCCATCACTCCGCGGACAAGCCCTTCGCCGTCATCGAG GTGGACGAGGAGGTGCTCAAGTGCCAGCAGGGCGTATCCAGTCTGGCCTTTGCCCTGGCCTTCTTGCAGCGCATGGACATGAAGCCGCTGGTGGTCCTGGGGCTGCCGGCCCCTACGGCTCCCTCGGGCTGTCTTTccttctgggaggccaaggcgcagCTGGCCAAGAGCTGCAAGGTGCTGGTAGACGCGCTTCGACACAACGCCGCCGCTGCTGTGCCATTTTTTGGCGGCGGGTCTGTGCTACGCGCTGCCGAGCCGGCTCCCCATGCCAG CTACGGCGGCATCGTCTCGGTGGAGACAGACCTGCTGCAGTGGTGCCTGGAGTCGGGCAGCATCCCCATCCTGTGCCCCATCGGGGAGACGGCCGCGCGCCGCTCCGTGCTTCTCGACTCCCTGGAGGTGACCGCGTCGCTGGCCAAGGCGCTGCGGCCCACCAAAATCATCTTCCTCAATAACACAGGCGGCCTGCGCGACAGCAGTCATAAG GTCCTGAGTAACGTGAACCTGCCCGCCGACCTGGACCTGGTGTGCAACGCCGAGTGGGTGAGCACAAAAGAACGGCAGCAGATGCGGCTCATCGTGGACGTGCTCAGCCGCCTGCCCCACCACTCCTCGGCCGTCATCACCGCCGCTAGCACGCTGCTCACTGAGCTCTTTAGCAACAAGG GGTCCGGGACCCTGTTCAAGAACGCCGAGCGAATGCTACGGGTGCGCAGCCTGGACAAGCTGGACCAGGGCCGTCTAGTGGACCTGGTCAACGCCAGCTTCGGCAAGAAGCTCAGGGACGACTACCTGGCCTCGCTGCGCCCGCGGCTGCACTCCATCTACGTCTCCGAGGG GTACAACGCCGCCGCCATTCTGACCATGGAGCCCGTCCTGGGGGGCACCCCGTACCTGGACAAATTTGTGGTGAGCTCCAGCCGCCAGGGCCAAGGCTCCGGCCAGATGCTGTGGGAGTGCCTGCGGCGGGACCTTCAGACACTTTTCTGGCGCTCCCGGGTCACCAACCCCATCAATCCCTG GTACTTCAAACACAGTGATGGCAGCTTCTCCAACAAGCAGTGGATCTTCTTCTGGTTTGGCCTGGCTGATATCCGGGACTCCTATGAGTTGGTCAACCACGCCAAGGGACTGCCAGACTCCTTTCACAAGCCAGCTTCTGACCCAGGCAGCTGA
- the NAGS gene encoding N-acetylglutamate synthase, mitochondrial isoform X1 — MATALMAVVLRAAAVAPRLRGRGGTGGARRLSCGARRRAARGTSPGRRLSTAWSQPQPPPEEYAGADDVSQSPVAEEPSWVPSPRPPVPHESPEPPSGRSLVQRDIQAFLNQCGASPGEARHWLTQFQTCHHSADKPFAVIEVDEEVLKCQQGVSSLAFALAFLQRMDMKPLVVLGLPAPTAPSGCLSFWEAKAQLAKSCKVLVDALRHNAAAAVPFFGGGSVLRAAEPAPHASYGGIVSVETDLLQWCLESGSIPILCPIGETAARRSVLLDSLEVTASLAKALRPTKIIFLNNTGGLRDSSHKVLSNVNLPADLDLVCNAEWVSTKERQQMRLIVDVLSRLPHHSSAVITAASTLLTELFSNKGSGTLFKNAERMLRVRSLDKLDQGRLVDLVNASFGKKLRDDYLASLRPRLHSIYVSEGYFKHSDGSFSNKQWIFFWFGLADIRDSYELVNHAKGLPDSFHKPASDPGS; from the exons ATGGCGACGGCGCTGATGGCTGTGGTTCTGCGGGCAGCTGCTGTAGCCCCGAGGCTGAGAGGCCGGGGAGGCACTGGGGGCGCCCGAAGGCTGAGCTGTGGCGCGCGGCGGCGGGCGGCGAGGGGCACCAGCCCGGGGCGCCGGCTCAGCACCGCCTGGTCGCAGCCCCAGCCCCCGCCCGAGGAGTACGCGGGCGCGGACGACGTCTCCCAGTCGCCCGTCGCCGAGGAGCCGTCGTGGGTGCCGAGTCCCAGGCCCCCGGTGCCCCACGAGTCCCCAGAGCCTCCTTCGGGCCGCTCGCTGGTGCAGCGGGACATCCAGGCCTTCCTGAACCAGTGCGGGGCCAGCCCTGGGGAGGCGCGCCACTGGCTCACGCAGTTCCAGACCTGCCATCACTCCGCGGACAAGCCCTTCGCCGTCATCGAG GTGGACGAGGAGGTGCTCAAGTGCCAGCAGGGCGTATCCAGTCTGGCCTTTGCCCTGGCCTTCTTGCAGCGCATGGACATGAAGCCGCTGGTGGTCCTGGGGCTGCCGGCCCCTACGGCTCCCTCGGGCTGTCTTTccttctgggaggccaaggcgcagCTGGCCAAGAGCTGCAAGGTGCTGGTAGACGCGCTTCGACACAACGCCGCCGCTGCTGTGCCATTTTTTGGCGGCGGGTCTGTGCTACGCGCTGCCGAGCCGGCTCCCCATGCCAG CTACGGCGGCATCGTCTCGGTGGAGACAGACCTGCTGCAGTGGTGCCTGGAGTCGGGCAGCATCCCCATCCTGTGCCCCATCGGGGAGACGGCCGCGCGCCGCTCCGTGCTTCTCGACTCCCTGGAGGTGACCGCGTCGCTGGCCAAGGCGCTGCGGCCCACCAAAATCATCTTCCTCAATAACACAGGCGGCCTGCGCGACAGCAGTCATAAG GTCCTGAGTAACGTGAACCTGCCCGCCGACCTGGACCTGGTGTGCAACGCCGAGTGGGTGAGCACAAAAGAACGGCAGCAGATGCGGCTCATCGTGGACGTGCTCAGCCGCCTGCCCCACCACTCCTCGGCCGTCATCACCGCCGCTAGCACGCTGCTCACTGAGCTCTTTAGCAACAAGG GGTCCGGGACCCTGTTCAAGAACGCCGAGCGAATGCTACGGGTGCGCAGCCTGGACAAGCTGGACCAGGGCCGTCTAGTGGACCTGGTCAACGCCAGCTTCGGCAAGAAGCTCAGGGACGACTACCTGGCCTCGCTGCGCCCGCGGCTGCACTCCATCTACGTCTCCGAGGG GTACTTCAAACACAGTGATGGCAGCTTCTCCAACAAGCAGTGGATCTTCTTCTGGTTTGGCCTGGCTGATATCCGGGACTCCTATGAGTTGGTCAACCACGCCAAGGGACTGCCAGACTCCTTTCACAAGCCAGCTTCTGACCCAGGCAGCTGA
- the NAGS gene encoding N-acetylglutamate synthase, mitochondrial isoform X2, with protein MDMKPLVVLGLPAPTAPSGCLSFWEAKAQLAKSCKVLVDALRHNAAAAVPFFGGGSVLRAAEPAPHASYGGIVSVETDLLQWCLESGSIPILCPIGETAARRSVLLDSLEVTASLAKALRPTKIIFLNNTGGLRDSSHKVLSNVNLPADLDLVCNAEWVSTKERQQMRLIVDVLSRLPHHSSAVITAASTLLTELFSNKGSGTLFKNAERMLRVRSLDKLDQGRLVDLVNASFGKKLRDDYLASLRPRLHSIYVSEGYNAAAILTMEPVLGGTPYLDKFVVSSSRQGQGSGQMLWECLRRDLQTLFWRSRVTNPINPWYFKHSDGSFSNKQWIFFWFGLADIRDSYELVNHAKGLPDSFHKPASDPGS; from the exons ATGGACATGAAGCCGCTGGTGGTCCTGGGGCTGCCGGCCCCTACGGCTCCCTCGGGCTGTCTTTccttctgggaggccaaggcgcagCTGGCCAAGAGCTGCAAGGTGCTGGTAGACGCGCTTCGACACAACGCCGCCGCTGCTGTGCCATTTTTTGGCGGCGGGTCTGTGCTACGCGCTGCCGAGCCGGCTCCCCATGCCAG CTACGGCGGCATCGTCTCGGTGGAGACAGACCTGCTGCAGTGGTGCCTGGAGTCGGGCAGCATCCCCATCCTGTGCCCCATCGGGGAGACGGCCGCGCGCCGCTCCGTGCTTCTCGACTCCCTGGAGGTGACCGCGTCGCTGGCCAAGGCGCTGCGGCCCACCAAAATCATCTTCCTCAATAACACAGGCGGCCTGCGCGACAGCAGTCATAAG GTCCTGAGTAACGTGAACCTGCCCGCCGACCTGGACCTGGTGTGCAACGCCGAGTGGGTGAGCACAAAAGAACGGCAGCAGATGCGGCTCATCGTGGACGTGCTCAGCCGCCTGCCCCACCACTCCTCGGCCGTCATCACCGCCGCTAGCACGCTGCTCACTGAGCTCTTTAGCAACAAGG GGTCCGGGACCCTGTTCAAGAACGCCGAGCGAATGCTACGGGTGCGCAGCCTGGACAAGCTGGACCAGGGCCGTCTAGTGGACCTGGTCAACGCCAGCTTCGGCAAGAAGCTCAGGGACGACTACCTGGCCTCGCTGCGCCCGCGGCTGCACTCCATCTACGTCTCCGAGGG GTACAACGCCGCCGCCATTCTGACCATGGAGCCCGTCCTGGGGGGCACCCCGTACCTGGACAAATTTGTGGTGAGCTCCAGCCGCCAGGGCCAAGGCTCCGGCCAGATGCTGTGGGAGTGCCTGCGGCGGGACCTTCAGACACTTTTCTGGCGCTCCCGGGTCACCAACCCCATCAATCCCTG GTACTTCAAACACAGTGATGGCAGCTTCTCCAACAAGCAGTGGATCTTCTTCTGGTTTGGCCTGGCTGATATCCGGGACTCCTATGAGTTGGTCAACCACGCCAAGGGACTGCCAGACTCCTTTCACAAGCCAGCTTCTGACCCAGGCAGCTGA
- the TMEM101 gene encoding transmembrane protein 101 isoform b (isoform b is encoded by transcript variant 3): protein MGAAVLCASFMSFGVKRRWFALGAALQLAISTYAAYIGGYVHYGDWLKVRMYSRTVAIIGGFLVLASGAGELYRRKPRSRSLQSTGQVFLGIYLICVAYSLQHSKEDRLAYLNHLPGGELMIQLFFVLYGILALAFLSGYYVTLAAQILAVLLPPVMLLIDGNVAYWHNTRRVEFWNQMKLLGESVGIFGTAVILATDG from the exons ATGGGGGCAGCCGTGCTGTGCGCTAGTTTCATGTCCTTTGGCGTGAAGCGGCGCTGGTTCGCGCTGGGGGCCGCACTCCAATTGGCCATTAGCACCTACGCCGCCTACATCGGGGGCTACGTCCACTACGGGGACTGGCTGAAG GTCCGTATGTACTCGCGCACAGTTGCCATCATCGGCGGCTTTCTTGTGTTGGCCAGCGGTGCTGGGGAGCTGTACCGCCGGAAACCTCGCAGCCGCTCCCTGCAGTCCACCGGCCAGGTGTTCCTGGGTATCTACCTCATCTGTGTG GCCTACTCACTGCAGCACAGCAAGGAGGACCGGCTGGCGTATCTGAACCATCTCCCAGGAGGGGAGCTGATGATCCAGCTGTTCTTCGTGCTGTATGGCATCCTGGCCCTGGCCTTTCTGTCAGGCTACTACGTGACCCTCGCTGCCCAGATCCTGGCTGTACTGCTGCCCCCTGTCATGCTGCTCATTGATGGCAATGTTGCTTACTGGCACAACACGCGGCGTGTTGAGTTCTGGAACCAGATGAAGCTCCTTGGAGAGAGTGTGGGCATCTTCGGAACTGCTGTCATCCTGGCCACTGATGGCTGA
- the TMEM101 gene encoding transmembrane protein 101 isoform a (isoform a is encoded by transcript variant 1), with translation MASKIGSRRWMLQLIMQLGSVLLTRCPFWGCFSQLMLYAERAEARRKPDIPVPYLYFDMGAAVLCASFMSFGVKRRWFALGAALQLAISTYAAYIGGYVHYGDWLKVRMYSRTVAIIGGFLVLASGAGELYRRKPRSRSLQSTGQVFLGIYLICVAYSLQHSKEDRLAYLNHLPGGELMIQLFFVLYGILALAFLSGYYVTLAAQILAVLLPPVMLLIDGNVAYWHNTRRVEFWNQMKLLGESVGIFGTAVILATDG, from the exons ATGGCGTCGAAGATAGGTTCGAGACGGTGGATGTTGCAGCTGATCATGCAGTTGGGTTCGGTGCTGCTCACACGCTGCCCCTTTTGGGGCTGCTTCAGCCAGCTCATGCTGTACGCTGAGAGGGCTGAGGCACGCCG GAAGCCCGACATCCCAGTGCCTTACCTGTATTTCGACATGGGGGCAGCCGTGCTGTGCGCTAGTTTCATGTCCTTTGGCGTGAAGCGGCGCTGGTTCGCGCTGGGGGCCGCACTCCAATTGGCCATTAGCACCTACGCCGCCTACATCGGGGGCTACGTCCACTACGGGGACTGGCTGAAG GTCCGTATGTACTCGCGCACAGTTGCCATCATCGGCGGCTTTCTTGTGTTGGCCAGCGGTGCTGGGGAGCTGTACCGCCGGAAACCTCGCAGCCGCTCCCTGCAGTCCACCGGCCAGGTGTTCCTGGGTATCTACCTCATCTGTGTG GCCTACTCACTGCAGCACAGCAAGGAGGACCGGCTGGCGTATCTGAACCATCTCCCAGGAGGGGAGCTGATGATCCAGCTGTTCTTCGTGCTGTATGGCATCCTGGCCCTGGCCTTTCTGTCAGGCTACTACGTGACCCTCGCTGCCCAGATCCTGGCTGTACTGCTGCCCCCTGTCATGCTGCTCATTGATGGCAATGTTGCTTACTGGCACAACACGCGGCGTGTTGAGTTCTGGAACCAGATGAAGCTCCTTGGAGAGAGTGTGGGCATCTTCGGAACTGCTGTCATCCTGGCCACTGATGGCTGA